The nucleotide sequence TTGATAGTTGATAATGCCCACCGTGGTGGTGATAAGAAACATTTAGTATATTAGAGAAGAAAAGAATACcaaatgaaaaaattaaaaattatggatatattttaagaatttttaaaaaaggttttttttaataaaaataacctAATTTTCTTTGTTCGAAACTTGAACTTTCATCATCTGAGAGCAAGTGAGGTCACAAGAGAGCCTCACTTGTTGATTGCAAGCAAGATTATTCATGTTATATGTAGTCTAAACAGCATTGAGCATGTCAAAGTGGAAATGTCAATTTCAGCCAAAGGTACTCTAAGTTGGCTTTTTATTAACTTTACCTCATTTTTGAGTGACAATCCGTTTTCAATTGGAAATTACACAATTTTATTGCAGCAATACGAACTGCTCCATCGGTATTGGTAGTATTATCTAATGCTAGGTTATAATAAGATTTGGTTATATGGATTTTTTTTATTGCTATTGAGATTTATAAAGAATTATATCAATAGGTCTCTTTCCGACAATCTCCTATTCATTATGTTATCAGTGATGTAAAGTAATTCTCTATATTTTTTCGTCCAAGCTTGGGATTAGCTTCGATAGTATTTTCGTTGTGTTTGAACTGTTGgtatgaaatatttaatctcaaatGAACGATAATATCATTAAACTCCAATGATCAAAAATATTTAATTCTAAATTAACGGTCCCAAATTAAGGAGTAACGATACTTCTGTAGTCATCTGCTGGTCATCGTTGCAATCGTCAGTCCATTGAGAGCAATCTTTCACCATGATGAGCACAAGACGGAAATAGCTTTCGTAAACCACCCATTTGCTTTCCTGCTCGTGTTTAGAAACCCAACTGCATGGACCCTACAAGGGTCTATGGCAATAAATGTATCAGTAACGAGTAGCACTACACGAGAAGCGTCGATTTAGTTTCAAGCGTCCTTGGCAACGATAGAACCAGGTGGCCTACGACTCGGTGACCGACGACCAAATCATACGCTCCACGTGAGCTCCCTTCATTCCAGGCCGAGCCATGCACATTGCACGCGGCCGAGCGTCCGGAGGCGAACCCgcttcgttctctctctctctctctctctgtctctctctcaacTCTATAAATATCCGCTTAGCCATTCACATTGCATCACACATCCATCTCCCGCAAAGACCAGAAGCCAAAGCGAAATGGCCATCAGAAGAGTCGAAGCCTTCCTCTTCCCACTTCTCCTCCTGTTACTCTCCTCCAGCTGCCTCTTGGCTTCATCCTCCAAATCTGATCCAGAGAAGAAGCGTTGCGTCATGGAGTGCAGAGGCATTCCGGAGCAGCAGCAGAGGAAGCTATGCGTGCACCGGTGCTTAGACCATTCCGGCGAGCAAGAATCTGGAAGAGAGCACAACCCTTACTACTTCGGACGGCGGAGCTACCAGCAGTGGAGCAGAACGGAGCACGGCCGTTTGGAGGTGCTGGAGAGGTTTGCTCGGAGATCCGACCACTTGCTGGGCGTCGACAACTACCGCCTGGCGGTGTTGGAGGCGGAGCCGCAGACTTTTATCATGCCCTGCCATTGGGACGCCGAACAGGTGGTTTACGTAATGCAAGGTATACCAGTCGATGCATGCAAGCTTTGATCAAAGCCCACTGGTCTCTACGTACGTAATGTCATGGCCGTCACGTGCAGGGCGTGGGACGATAACACTGCTGCACGAGGAGAGGCGAGAGTCACACGATATCAAGAGAGGAGACATCATGAGGGTTCCGGCGGGGGTGATCGTGTATGCCATCAACAAAGCCAGTAATGAGAGGCTCCGAGTCGCCATGCTCCTCCACCCAGTCTCGACTCCCGGGCAGATTGAGGTAGATTGGATTCAGTGTACTCCTTTGGATTAGGTCCTCGGCGCAATGTGAAGGACTCATGGTTTCTTTGACGTAGGAGTACCATGGTGCAGCCGGGAGGAATCCACAGACCTTCTACACCAGTTTTAGCAACGAAGTACTGGAAGCTGCCTTCAATGTCGGTTCCGATCTGCTTCCATCTCTATTTTCTCAGCGACTCTCCCCCCTTTAGGACTTTAACCGTACTGTGTTTGATCTGTAGACTCCGTGGGATAAACTAGAGAGGATGTTTAGGAGCCAGCGGAAGGGGGAAATCATAAAGATAACCGAGGATCAGATCAGAGCATTGAATGAATCCAAAACCGAGAGTTGGCCTTTTGGACTCTCAAATGAGCCATACAATCTGCTGGAGAATAGCCCTTCTCATTCGAATGAGCATGGTCAACTACACGAGGCCACAGGTAACGAGTGCGAGATGCTCCAGGATCTGAATGTGGACGTATCCATTACTAACATCAGCGAGGTGATCTCACTCCTCTCTTTTTTTGCACTGTTATATGCACACTGTAAGAGTCGTTCTCATCATTCATCCTCTGCGGTTGTTATGTGTAGCGATCAATGATGGCTCCAAACTACGACACCCGGTCGACCAAGTTGGCCATGGTGGTGGAAGGAAGAGGCTACATCGAGATGGCTTGTCCCCATCGCTCCGCCGAGCGACGCAGAACCCAGGAGGAGACGGGATCCCAAGGAGAGCAGCGCGTCCGCTATCGGACCGTGAGATCGCGAGTCTCCCGTGGGTCGGTGTTCGTGATCCCCGCAGGGCACCCGGCGGCAGTCGTGGCCGCTGCTAACGAAAACCTTCAGGTCCTCTGCTTCGGGATACGGTCGGAGAACAACCGGAGGTACTACCTCGCGGGGAGGAACAACGTGCTGAACAGACTCGACAGGGCGGCGAAGGCCATGGCCTTCGGGGTCCCGGCGGAGGAAGTGGAAGAGGCGCTCAATGCGCAGCCGGAGAGCGTGTTCATGCCCGGTCCGGAGCGCCggcgggaagaagaagagaagtggcGGCAGCTTATCTTCAAATATGCCGGGTTGTGAGTGAGCTGTTGAGCTTGTGGGTAGGGAATCCTGTTTAGGTGAACGAGGATTAGTGCGAAAAGGATAAATTGGGGCACGGACAAGTGCTTCTACAGTTCGAATAAAGAAGTCACATACTTTGCGTGCTCCAACATGTGTTTCTACATGTTGTTTTGGTGATCAAATCCGCTTCTACAGTTTCCGCTGCTCTTCCCACTTCAGCTACATGTGGTTTTCACTGGTTGCGAACTGATCGTGTGTTCACGTTTGACGTCCCTTGGAATGCCAAAGTTTGAAGATTTGATCATCTGCGGCCAGTGGCATCTTCCAAGAAGAGTATGAATGTTGCTAGAATATGATAAATTCTTGTCGAAGTCACACTAAACAGcagtataataaacaaaaatgatataaatttcaaACCATATTAAGTATAACGTATCAAAAAAATATAAGGGaaagttttaaaataattatgtgtGTGTGAAaaattatcacaaaatatttttttttataaataaccaATTTTGTCTCTAGCCTTACATAGCCCTTGTGTTACCCTTGTCATGCTCACCTACAACCTTGTGCCACCGTATATCACCCCGCATTGCCCTTGCTCTGTGAGAAAGGAGGGGGCATGAGGGCTACCGTCTCATGCAACTCTTGCATGAGGAAGGAGGGGGTGTGAGAGTTGTCATTGCTCCCACAAACCTCATTGGCCTGTCCCTGCACGCCTTGTCTGCAGCCCTCGCATGAGGGAAGAGTAGATGCAAGGGTTGTTACCACCTCTGCAAACTCCAGTAGGCCTCATCGGA is from Musa acuminata AAA Group cultivar baxijiao chromosome BXJ3-8, Cavendish_Baxijiao_AAA, whole genome shotgun sequence and encodes:
- the LOC135645093 gene encoding vicilin Cor a 11.0101-like, with the protein product MAIRRVEAFLFPLLLLLLSSSCLLASSSKSDPEKKRCVMECRGIPEQQQRKLCVHRCLDHSGEQESGREHNPYYFGRRSYQQWSRTEHGRLEVLERFARRSDHLLGVDNYRLAVLEAEPQTFIMPCHWDAEQVVYVMQGRGTITLLHEERRESHDIKRGDIMRVPAGVIVYAINKASNERLRVAMLLHPVSTPGQIEEYHGAAGRNPQTFYTSFSNEVLEAAFNTPWDKLERMFRSQRKGEIIKITEDQIRALNESKTESWPFGLSNEPYNLLENSPSHSNEHGQLHEATGNECEMLQDLNVDVSITNISERSMMAPNYDTRSTKLAMVVEGRGYIEMACPHRSAERRRTQEETGSQGEQRVRYRTVRSRVSRGSVFVIPAGHPAAVVAAANENLQVLCFGIRSENNRRYYLAGRNNVLNRLDRAAKAMAFGVPAEEVEEALNAQPESVFMPGPERRREEEEKWRQLIFKYAGL